From Halococcus hamelinensis 100A6, one genomic window encodes:
- a CDS encoding DUF2298 domain-containing protein yields MEYGLVVVWWVAYVVLGLFGLPVAARLCSSLPGRGAGFSLGLSFAVFGLVGFWVGHLALGWVAVIAGLVGLAVCAMASVRGGVEVDRRAAAEALVVFTLVYLVVIAVRGVDPGITPDGEKFLDFGLVMSLYRAPTLPPEDMWFSGKAVIYYYGGHLLTSMLSRLLDVHPWYGFNLSMAGLYGALAAGIYELAGAISVGRRLDRATDALGRETVSKLGTTRALAGVTAVFFAVGAANLATAVRLVVRRLPSGLRGPAAGALASSHSQFAVEAVLAPIASNYYFKSAGRIMADLYNPFPLFAIVRGDLRPYAVSTPFLVVVVGLCYAYYRTPETHRRRRRLLLFGAIPVVVGFIVTVNTWGLAVAGGVVWLTLTFAPARLRSLLPAGSAVDLSPHIERATTTRASAALARLVGALVTAGVVGVLGIVAALPFVFGPLSSGPSTAVTTVAAGARSPLGSLLLIHGAFLAVFVAYYVARVRERWQTPAAVAVLLWFVAVVVLVPAALAPLALFGVLLATGWYFVATDRTGFEGVLVVAGLGLVLLAEVVYIKEGGGTRFNTVVKTYMPAWVLWASAVGVILPRLVRGRRRWSWSRRQVLAGALAGVLVLSTAAFGGVALTSHFANSPVEEPTLDGMAAAENNVPGQVAGIEWLDDRPGRPTIVSAASPYLYRWSAAPAASLTGLPTVIGLPHEIQFRNRTAYFNRAYAVNTIYLGTDEQRAALLDQYGVEYIYVGPTERERYGDFASFDELRGVRVAYQEDTVTIYAVDQSRLAT; encoded by the coding sequence ATGGAGTACGGTCTCGTCGTCGTGTGGTGGGTCGCCTACGTCGTGCTCGGGCTGTTCGGCCTGCCGGTCGCCGCGCGGCTCTGTTCGTCGCTGCCGGGCCGGGGGGCTGGCTTCTCGCTCGGGCTCTCGTTCGCCGTCTTCGGGCTCGTCGGGTTCTGGGTCGGCCACCTCGCGCTCGGCTGGGTCGCGGTGATCGCGGGACTGGTCGGGCTCGCGGTCTGTGCGATGGCCTCGGTCCGGGGCGGCGTCGAGGTCGACCGGCGGGCGGCCGCCGAGGCCCTCGTGGTGTTCACCCTCGTCTACCTGGTCGTGATCGCGGTCCGCGGCGTCGACCCCGGGATCACCCCCGACGGCGAGAAGTTCCTGGATTTCGGGCTCGTGATGTCGCTCTATCGCGCGCCCACCCTCCCGCCCGAGGACATGTGGTTCTCGGGGAAGGCGGTCATCTACTACTACGGCGGCCACCTCCTCACCTCGATGCTGAGTCGGCTGCTCGACGTCCACCCGTGGTACGGGTTCAACCTCTCGATGGCGGGCCTCTACGGCGCGCTCGCGGCGGGTATCTACGAGCTGGCCGGCGCGATATCGGTGGGGCGACGGCTCGACCGCGCGACGGACGCCCTCGGGAGGGAGACGGTCTCGAAGCTCGGTACCACCCGGGCCCTCGCGGGCGTGACGGCGGTCTTCTTCGCCGTGGGCGCGGCGAACCTCGCGACGGCCGTTCGACTGGTCGTCCGTCGCCTACCGTCGGGGCTCCGGGGGCCCGCGGCGGGTGCGCTCGCGTCCTCGCACTCCCAGTTCGCGGTCGAGGCGGTGCTGGCTCCGATCGCCTCGAACTACTACTTCAAGAGCGCGGGTCGGATCATGGCCGACCTCTACAACCCGTTCCCGCTGTTCGCCATCGTCCGGGGCGACCTCCGGCCGTACGCCGTGAGCACGCCGTTTCTCGTGGTGGTGGTCGGGCTCTGCTATGCCTACTACCGGACCCCCGAGACCCACCGTCGTCGCCGACGGCTCCTGCTGTTCGGCGCGATACCCGTCGTCGTCGGGTTCATCGTCACCGTCAACACCTGGGGGCTCGCGGTCGCGGGCGGCGTGGTCTGGCTCACGCTCACGTTCGCGCCGGCGCGCCTCCGGAGCCTCCTGCCAGCGGGGTCGGCCGTCGACCTCTCGCCACACATCGAACGGGCGACGACCACTCGGGCGTCGGCGGCGCTCGCCCGCCTCGTCGGCGCGCTCGTTACGGCGGGTGTCGTGGGGGTTCTCGGGATCGTCGCGGCGCTGCCGTTCGTCTTCGGCCCGCTCAGCAGCGGTCCCTCGACCGCGGTCACGACGGTCGCGGCGGGTGCGCGCAGCCCGCTCGGCTCCCTCCTCCTGATCCACGGGGCGTTCCTCGCGGTGTTCGTCGCCTACTACGTCGCGCGGGTTCGCGAGCGCTGGCAGACCCCGGCCGCCGTCGCGGTGTTGCTCTGGTTCGTCGCGGTCGTCGTGCTGGTGCCCGCCGCGCTCGCCCCGCTCGCGCTGTTCGGCGTACTGCTCGCCACCGGCTGGTACTTCGTCGCGACCGACCGGACGGGCTTCGAGGGCGTGCTCGTGGTGGCGGGGCTCGGGCTCGTCCTCCTGGCCGAGGTCGTCTACATCAAGGAGGGCGGCGGCACCCGGTTCAACACCGTCGTGAAGACCTACATGCCGGCGTGGGTGCTCTGGGCGAGCGCGGTCGGCGTGATCCTCCCCCGGCTCGTCCGCGGTCGCCGGCGCTGGTCGTGGTCGCGCCGTCAGGTGCTCGCGGGCGCGCTCGCGGGCGTGCTCGTGCTCTCGACCGCGGCGTTCGGCGGGGTCGCGCTCACGAGCCACTTCGCGAACTCGCCGGTCGAGGAACCGACGCTCGACGGGATGGCGGCGGCCGAGAACAACGTTCCGGGGCAAGTCGCGGGGATCGAGTGGCTCGACGACCGCCCGGGTCGGCCGACCATCGTCTCGGCGGCCAGCCCGTACCTCTATCGCTGGAGCGCCGCCCCGGCGGCGAGCCTCACCGGTTTACCGACCGTGATCGGCCTACCACACGAGATCCAGTTCCGGAATCGGACGGCCTACTTCAACCGGGCCTACGCGGTCAACACGATCTACCTCGGGACCGACGAGCAGCGCGCGGCGCTCCTCGACCAGTACGGCGTCGAGTACATCTACGTCGGTCCGACCGAGCGCGAGCGCTACGGCGACTTCGCGTCGTTCGACGAACTCCGGGGTGTCCGGGTAGCTTACCAGGAGGACACCGTGACGATCTACGCCGTCGACCAGAGTCGGTTGGCGACGTAG
- a CDS encoding 4-phosphopantoate--beta-alanine ligase, which produces MSHTAVPDDHPRSASLRTRHRIEAGIDAGITSRQGLIAEGRGEAFDYLIGERTIESAAAAERAAAAHLLRAESPVVSVNGNVAALAPEAVVDLADATGAAIEVNLFNRTEARMDAIADHLRDHGASEVKGLTADARIPGLSHERGKVDADGIHAADVVLVPLEDGDRAAALAEMGKTEIVVDLNPLSRSPQAAAVPVVDNLVRALPAITEHARDLRDRPEEWDAIIEGFDREAALADAERAIRSGQLE; this is translated from the coding sequence ATGAGCCACACGGCGGTCCCCGACGACCATCCCCGGAGCGCGTCGCTCCGGACCCGCCACCGGATCGAGGCGGGCATCGACGCCGGGATCACGAGTCGACAGGGGCTGATCGCGGAGGGCCGCGGCGAGGCCTTCGACTACCTCATCGGCGAACGGACCATCGAGAGCGCCGCCGCCGCCGAACGTGCCGCCGCCGCCCACCTCCTCCGCGCGGAGTCGCCCGTGGTCTCCGTCAACGGCAACGTCGCGGCGCTCGCGCCAGAGGCGGTGGTCGACCTCGCCGACGCCACGGGTGCGGCGATCGAGGTCAACCTCTTCAACCGAACCGAGGCGCGGATGGACGCGATCGCCGACCACCTCCGCGACCACGGGGCGAGCGAGGTGAAGGGACTCACCGCCGACGCACGGATCCCCGGGCTGTCCCACGAGCGCGGCAAGGTCGATGCCGACGGGATCCACGCCGCCGACGTGGTGTTGGTCCCCCTCGAAGACGGCGACCGCGCCGCGGCGCTCGCGGAGATGGGGAAAACCGAGATCGTGGTGGACCTCAACCCGCTGTCGCGCTCGCCCCAGGCCGCCGCCGTCCCCGTGGTCGACAACCTCGTCCGTGCGCTCCCGGCCATCACCGAGCACGCCCGCGACCTCCGCGACCGGCCCGAGGAGTGGGACGCGATAATCGAGGGCTTCGACCGCGAGGCGGCGCTCGCCGACGCCGAGCGGGCCATTCGATCCGGCCAGCTAGAGTAA